In a genomic window of Muntiacus reevesi chromosome 1, mMunRee1.1, whole genome shotgun sequence:
- the LOC136155695 gene encoding zinc finger protein 791-like isoform X3, whose product MSRSSLNRHLRSHTAPKPSKYQEYGRKPYKCRVCGKAFSYLQPFQKHESNHGIEKSYKCKECGKSFRYRQSVRKHERTHTGEKPYQCKQCGKAFRYHQTFQTHERTHTGEKPYECKQCGKALSCPSSFRSHERTHTGEKPYECKKCSKAFSCPSSLRKHERTHTGEKPYDCKECGKAFISLGSFQRHMITHTGVGPYKCKDCGKAFNCPSSYRIHERSHTGEKPYECKQCGRAFSCSSSFRTHERTHTGEKPYQCKECGKAFHWLTTFQVHVRTHTGEKPYICKQCGKALSCPTSFRRHERTHTAEKPYECKQCGKTFSSPLGLQIHERTHTGEKPYKCEKCGKAFVSLTSFRRHMMTHTGDGPYKCTECGKAFNCPSSFRIHERTHTGEKPYDCKICGKAFSCSSYVQVHERTHTGEKPYECKECGKAFIYRTTFRGHLRVHTGEKPYKCKDCGKAFSRPSSYRSHERIHTGEKLLECKHCGKAFNWPTSLHKHVMRMHTR is encoded by the coding sequence ATGAGTCGTTCATCTCTTAATAGGCACCTGAGATCTCACACTGCACCCAAACCATCCAAGTATCAGGAATATGGaaggaagccttataaatgtagagtatgtgggaaagccttcagttATCTCCAGCCTTTCCAAAAACATGAAAGTAATCATGGTATAGAAAAATCCtataaatgtaaggaatgtgggaaatCCTTTAGATATCGTCAGTCTGTTCGAAAACATGAACGgactcacactggagagaaaccctatcaGTGTAAACAGTGTGGAAAAGCCTTTCGATACCATCAAACCTTTCAAACACATGAAAGAactcacacaggagagaagccctatgaatGTAAGCAATGTGGTAAAGCCCTCAGTTGTCCCAGTTCCTTTCGAAGCCATGAAAGGACTCATACTGGAGaaaaaccctatgaatgtaagaAGTGTAGTAAAGCCTTCAGTTGTCCCAGTTCTCTTCGAAAACATGAGAgaactcatactggagagaaaccttatgattgtaaggaatgtggaaaagcttttatttctcttggaagTTTTCAAAGACACATGATAACACATACTGGAGTtggaccttataaatgtaaggactGTGGGAAAGCATTCAATTGTCCCAGTTCATACAGAATACACGAAAGATCtcacactggagaaaaaccctatgaatgtaaacAATGTGGTAGAGCCTTCAGTTGTTCCAGTTCATTTCGAACACATGAAAgaactcacactggagagaaaccttatcaatgtaaggaatgtggaaaagccttccATTGGCTCACCACTTTTCAAGTCCACGTGAGAACTCACACTGGCGAGAAACCATATATATGTAAGCAGTGTGGTAAAGCCCTCAGTTGTCCCACTTCCTTTCGAAGACATGAGCGGACTCACACTGCAGAGAAACCGTATGAATGTAAGCAGTGTGGAAAAACCTTCAGTTCTCCTCTAGGTCTGCAAATACATGAAAGGACTCACACTGGGGAGAAACCCTATAAATGTGAGAAATGTGGGAAAGCATTCGTTTCTCTCACAAGCTTTCGAAGACACATGATGACGCACACTGGAGAtggaccttataaatgtacagaatgtgggaaAGCATTTAATTGTCCTAGTTCATTTCGAATACATGAAAGAactcacacaggagagaagccctatgaTTGTAAAATATGTGGTAAAGCCTTCAGTTGTTCCAGTTATGTTCAAGTACATGAAAgaactcacactggagagaaaccctatgaatgtaaggaatgtgggaaggCATTCATTTACCGCACAACCTTTCGAGGTCACTTGAGAGTGCACACTGgtgagaaaccatataaatgtaaaGACTGTGGGAAAGCCTTTAGTCGACCCAGTTCATACAGAAGCCAtgagagaattcacactggagagaaacttCTTGAGTGTAAGCactgtgggaaagccttcaattgGCCCACATCCTTACATAAACATGTCATGAGAATGCACACTAGATAA
- the LOC136155695 gene encoding zinc finger protein 791-like isoform X2, whose product MRETLSNLALIRDKWEDHYTEDQYKNQERNLRSHILQRLCESKEGSQCGENISLIPNLNLNTKNSTKPWECSVCGKVFMSRSSLNRHLRSHTAPKPSKYQEYGRKPYKCRVCGKAFSYLQPFQKHESNHGIEKSYKCKECGKSFRYRQSVRKHERTHTGEKPYQCKQCGKAFRYHQTFQTHERTHTGEKPYECKQCGKALSCPSSFRSHERTHTGEKPYECKKCSKAFSCPSSLRKHERTHTGEKPYDCKECGKAFISLGSFQRHMITHTGVGPYKCKDCGKAFNCPSSYRIHERSHTGEKPYECKQCGRAFSCSSSFRTHERTHTGEKPYQCKECGKAFHWLTTFQVHVRTHTGEKPYICKQCGKALSCPTSFRRHERTHTAEKPYECKQCGKTFSSPLGLQIHERTHTGEKPYKCEKCGKAFVSLTSFRRHMMTHTGDGPYKCTECGKAFNCPSSFRIHERTHTGEKPYDCKICGKAFSCSSYVQVHERTHTGEKPYECKECGKAFIYRTTFRGHLRVHTGEKPYKCKDCGKAFSRPSSYRSHERIHTGEKLLECKHCGKAFNWPTSLHKHVMRMHTR is encoded by the exons ATGCGGGAAACTTTGAGTAACCTGGCCTTAATAA GGGATAAATGGGAGGACCATTACACTGAAGATCAGTACAAAAACCAGGAAAGAAATCTGAG AAGTCATATATTACAGAGACTCTGTGAAAGTAAAGAAGGTAGTCAATGTGGAGAAAACATCAGCCTTATTCCAAATCTTAATCTGAACACGAAAAATTCTACTAAACCATGGGAATGCAGTGTGTGTGGAAAAGTCTTCATGAGTCGTTCATCTCTTAATAGGCACCTGAGATCTCACACTGCACCCAAACCATCCAAGTATCAGGAATATGGaaggaagccttataaatgtagagtatgtgggaaagccttcagttATCTCCAGCCTTTCCAAAAACATGAAAGTAATCATGGTATAGAAAAATCCtataaatgtaaggaatgtgggaaatCCTTTAGATATCGTCAGTCTGTTCGAAAACATGAACGgactcacactggagagaaaccctatcaGTGTAAACAGTGTGGAAAAGCCTTTCGATACCATCAAACCTTTCAAACACATGAAAGAactcacacaggagagaagccctatgaatGTAAGCAATGTGGTAAAGCCCTCAGTTGTCCCAGTTCCTTTCGAAGCCATGAAAGGACTCATACTGGAGaaaaaccctatgaatgtaagaAGTGTAGTAAAGCCTTCAGTTGTCCCAGTTCTCTTCGAAAACATGAGAgaactcatactggagagaaaccttatgattgtaaggaatgtggaaaagcttttatttctcttggaagTTTTCAAAGACACATGATAACACATACTGGAGTtggaccttataaatgtaaggactGTGGGAAAGCATTCAATTGTCCCAGTTCATACAGAATACACGAAAGATCtcacactggagaaaaaccctatgaatgtaaacAATGTGGTAGAGCCTTCAGTTGTTCCAGTTCATTTCGAACACATGAAAgaactcacactggagagaaaccttatcaatgtaaggaatgtggaaaagccttccATTGGCTCACCACTTTTCAAGTCCACGTGAGAACTCACACTGGCGAGAAACCATATATATGTAAGCAGTGTGGTAAAGCCCTCAGTTGTCCCACTTCCTTTCGAAGACATGAGCGGACTCACACTGCAGAGAAACCGTATGAATGTAAGCAGTGTGGAAAAACCTTCAGTTCTCCTCTAGGTCTGCAAATACATGAAAGGACTCACACTGGGGAGAAACCCTATAAATGTGAGAAATGTGGGAAAGCATTCGTTTCTCTCACAAGCTTTCGAAGACACATGATGACGCACACTGGAGAtggaccttataaatgtacagaatgtgggaaAGCATTTAATTGTCCTAGTTCATTTCGAATACATGAAAGAactcacacaggagagaagccctatgaTTGTAAAATATGTGGTAAAGCCTTCAGTTGTTCCAGTTATGTTCAAGTACATGAAAgaactcacactggagagaaaccctatgaatgtaaggaatgtgggaaggCATTCATTTACCGCACAACCTTTCGAGGTCACTTGAGAGTGCACACTGgtgagaaaccatataaatgtaaaGACTGTGGGAAAGCCTTTAGTCGACCCAGTTCATACAGAAGCCAtgagagaattcacactggagagaaacttCTTGAGTGTAAGCactgtgggaaagccttcaattgGCCCACATCCTTACATAAACATGTCATGAGAATGCACACTAGATAA
- the LOC136155695 gene encoding zinc finger protein 791-like isoform X1 has product MDPVAFEDVAVNFTLEEWALLGPSQKKLYRDVMRETLSNLALIRDKWEDHYTEDQYKNQERNLRSHILQRLCESKEGSQCGENISLIPNLNLNTKNSTKPWECSVCGKVFMSRSSLNRHLRSHTAPKPSKYQEYGRKPYKCRVCGKAFSYLQPFQKHESNHGIEKSYKCKECGKSFRYRQSVRKHERTHTGEKPYQCKQCGKAFRYHQTFQTHERTHTGEKPYECKQCGKALSCPSSFRSHERTHTGEKPYECKKCSKAFSCPSSLRKHERTHTGEKPYDCKECGKAFISLGSFQRHMITHTGVGPYKCKDCGKAFNCPSSYRIHERSHTGEKPYECKQCGRAFSCSSSFRTHERTHTGEKPYQCKECGKAFHWLTTFQVHVRTHTGEKPYICKQCGKALSCPTSFRRHERTHTAEKPYECKQCGKTFSSPLGLQIHERTHTGEKPYKCEKCGKAFVSLTSFRRHMMTHTGDGPYKCTECGKAFNCPSSFRIHERTHTGEKPYDCKICGKAFSCSSYVQVHERTHTGEKPYECKECGKAFIYRTTFRGHLRVHTGEKPYKCKDCGKAFSRPSSYRSHERIHTGEKLLECKHCGKAFNWPTSLHKHVMRMHTR; this is encoded by the exons GACCCAGTGGCCTTTGAGGATGTGGCTGTGAACTTCACCCTGGAGGAGTGGGCTCTGCTGGGGCCTTCGCAGAAGAAACTCTACAGAGATGTGATGCGGGAAACTTTGAGTAACCTGGCCTTAATAA GGGATAAATGGGAGGACCATTACACTGAAGATCAGTACAAAAACCAGGAAAGAAATCTGAG AAGTCATATATTACAGAGACTCTGTGAAAGTAAAGAAGGTAGTCAATGTGGAGAAAACATCAGCCTTATTCCAAATCTTAATCTGAACACGAAAAATTCTACTAAACCATGGGAATGCAGTGTGTGTGGAAAAGTCTTCATGAGTCGTTCATCTCTTAATAGGCACCTGAGATCTCACACTGCACCCAAACCATCCAAGTATCAGGAATATGGaaggaagccttataaatgtagagtatgtgggaaagccttcagttATCTCCAGCCTTTCCAAAAACATGAAAGTAATCATGGTATAGAAAAATCCtataaatgtaaggaatgtgggaaatCCTTTAGATATCGTCAGTCTGTTCGAAAACATGAACGgactcacactggagagaaaccctatcaGTGTAAACAGTGTGGAAAAGCCTTTCGATACCATCAAACCTTTCAAACACATGAAAGAactcacacaggagagaagccctatgaatGTAAGCAATGTGGTAAAGCCCTCAGTTGTCCCAGTTCCTTTCGAAGCCATGAAAGGACTCATACTGGAGaaaaaccctatgaatgtaagaAGTGTAGTAAAGCCTTCAGTTGTCCCAGTTCTCTTCGAAAACATGAGAgaactcatactggagagaaaccttatgattgtaaggaatgtggaaaagcttttatttctcttggaagTTTTCAAAGACACATGATAACACATACTGGAGTtggaccttataaatgtaaggactGTGGGAAAGCATTCAATTGTCCCAGTTCATACAGAATACACGAAAGATCtcacactggagaaaaaccctatgaatgtaaacAATGTGGTAGAGCCTTCAGTTGTTCCAGTTCATTTCGAACACATGAAAgaactcacactggagagaaaccttatcaatgtaaggaatgtggaaaagccttccATTGGCTCACCACTTTTCAAGTCCACGTGAGAACTCACACTGGCGAGAAACCATATATATGTAAGCAGTGTGGTAAAGCCCTCAGTTGTCCCACTTCCTTTCGAAGACATGAGCGGACTCACACTGCAGAGAAACCGTATGAATGTAAGCAGTGTGGAAAAACCTTCAGTTCTCCTCTAGGTCTGCAAATACATGAAAGGACTCACACTGGGGAGAAACCCTATAAATGTGAGAAATGTGGGAAAGCATTCGTTTCTCTCACAAGCTTTCGAAGACACATGATGACGCACACTGGAGAtggaccttataaatgtacagaatgtgggaaAGCATTTAATTGTCCTAGTTCATTTCGAATACATGAAAGAactcacacaggagagaagccctatgaTTGTAAAATATGTGGTAAAGCCTTCAGTTGTTCCAGTTATGTTCAAGTACATGAAAgaactcacactggagagaaaccctatgaatgtaaggaatgtgggaaggCATTCATTTACCGCACAACCTTTCGAGGTCACTTGAGAGTGCACACTGgtgagaaaccatataaatgtaaaGACTGTGGGAAAGCCTTTAGTCGACCCAGTTCATACAGAAGCCAtgagagaattcacactggagagaaacttCTTGAGTGTAAGCactgtgggaaagccttcaattgGCCCACATCCTTACATAAACATGTCATGAGAATGCACACTAGATAA